The Sporomusaceae bacterium genomic sequence TATATAGCGAAATCCAAATACAGGAGGGAATTGGCTGTGACAAAAAAAATCCTCGGTGTTCTTCTGTTGACGTTTGTGCTCGGAACCGGCGTGTGTTTCGCGGAAGCGGAAATTCCCAATCTTGTCGGCACATGGACAACGCAATCGGAAGCGGCTCTGTTGAGCAAAGCGGGCGGAACGGGCGAATGGACCCACCATAGCCAGGAGTTCAGCACTCTTTCCGCAGAGCTTGTCGTCACCAAGCAGCAGGGCAGAGTGATTTACGCCACCTTCACGTCAAAGATGGCTTCCGAGCAGATGGCCGGCGTGATCGGCTGGGACAACAAGACGCTCTATTTAGTCGACCAGGATGGCTTCACGGATGCGACGATCGTCAGCAAGGACAAAATCACCTGCATCTACCGGCATGTGGGCGAAAAAGACGCGGTGGCGGCAGTGGGCGTGTGGACGCGGAAGAAATAGCCGGTCAGGCTGATAAGGGAATACTGAGGGGGCTGGCTTTTCGCCGGCCCCCTCTTTTTGATTTAGCGCTTATTTTTGTTTTTGGCGGTCCGCATGAGCTGCTTCATTTCGCTGCGGCTGCCGAACATTCTTTTGATTTTTTCCTGCTCGAGCTGGCGGGAGTTGAGGCCTTCGTAGCCGATTTCCCTGCTGAGCTTTTCGTAGCTCAGGAAGCGCTCCTCGGGCAGCGAGCCGTCTTCGATGGCGCGCCGCACTTCGCAGCCCGGCTCGCCTCTGTGGGAGCAGTCTTTGTACCTGCACCCCGCGGCCAGCGCCGCGATGTCGGCGAAGGATTTGGCGAGGTCGCCGCCGTCGAGCTGGAGCTCGCGCATGCCGGGGGTGTCGATGACGATGCCGCCGCCGGGCAGCGGCAGGAGCTGGCGGTGGGTGGTGGTGTGCCGGCCGTGGCCGTCGGCGGCGCGGATTTCCCTGGTGACGAGGCGCTCGTGCCCGAGCAGGCGGTTGATGAGCGTGGATTTGCCGACGCCGGACGAGCCGATGAAGGCGATGGTCTTGCCCTCTGCGATATAGGGGAGGATTTCCCGGTAGCCGCCGCCCCCTATGCCGGAGCAGACGACGACATCGGCGCCGACGCTGACGGCGGCGACTTCGGCGAGCCGCGCGGCCAGGTCGTCACACAGGTCGGCCTTTGTGAGGACGATGACCGGGGTGGCCATGCTGTCGAGGGCGACGGTGAGGTAGCGCTCCAGGCGGCGCAGGTTAAAGTCGGCGTTGAGGGCCATGCAGATGAAGACGGTGTCGAGGTTGG encodes the following:
- the rsgA gene encoding ribosome small subunit-dependent GTPase A, which codes for MKNINLAHYGLSPRFSQEATMYEGLHIARVAEQHRDLYKVIGEHGEYAAAVAGKLAHNAADGADFPAVGDWVMTDRADDSAGTAIIHHILTRSSLLARKAAGTAAATQLIAANLDTVFICMALNADFNLRRLERYLTVALDSMATPVIVLTKADLCDDLAARLAEVAAVSVGADVVVCSGIGGGGYREILPYIAEGKTIAFIGSSGVGKSTLINRLLGHERLVTREIRAADGHGRHTTTHRQLLPLPGGGIVIDTPGMRELQLDGGDLAKSFADIAALAAGCRYKDCSHRGEPGCEVRRAIEDGSLPEERFLSYEKLSREIGYEGLNSRQLEQEKIKRMFGSRSEMKQLMRTAKNKNKR